A region of the Pricia mediterranea genome:
TCATACTTGCCGCAGAATAACCGGGATCCTGCACCTTTACCTTGCTGTCAAAAGGCTGTACCTTTTTAAGGTTGGCGTGGGAGACCTGCGATCTTGCCACGGCATTCCCCCTAAGGAATATGTTGAATACAGAGGTGATAAATTTGAAGAAAAGCCTAACTCCCCGTTTGAAATTCGTATCGATGGTAATAAGTTCGTACCGGATATGACGTTTTACGGATTTTCCGGTCTTTAACTGTTCCCCTGCGGCGGAGAGCTCCATACCACCTTCTATGGCTTGGTATGAAGGACTTGAAAGTTTCTCGGCATCCTTTAGATCTACAAATTGGGCAATGGCGAACTTTTCCTTGATGTCATTGATCTTGGAAAGTTCATTATCGGCAGGTGCCAAGGTAAAGTGATTGGCATCATCGGGTTTTTGGGTACCCAGTTTATCCAAAGTCAATTCCAGCGGAACGGCCCGTTGGGTCACTTGAAGGGAGCCTACGGGATGCAGCACCAATTCCGCCAGGTCGTCAATTTCACGAAGCGATACGAACAAGGTATTGTTGGAGGGTATCAAAGCCGTCCAGTTTTCCTGCTTTTCGTATTCCGCTACCAACAGCGGCATAACCGAAATCGGCGGTAGTTCGGTATCTTTTTCCTCGCCCCAGGTAAAGTCGAAGTCCACTTCGATATCGAAGAAGAGCAACGAAATGGAACCGGTACCCTTGGCATGCCATGGCGATGGTCCCTCCAAGGACATTTTTACCTTCACGCTAAACAAGCCTATGCCGAATACCTTGACGGAAAGGGAGGCGGAAAGTTGGATGATCATATAGAAGGGTGAAAACTGGAACAGGGCATCGAAGCCTATGTGCCCTTCTACGTTCAGTGCGCTCATCCCAAAATACAGCTCGGCCCTAGCCCCGAACTGCGCTGTATTGGAGGTCACCGCAAAATAGCCCATGACCCGTATCCTACCCCAGGATTCGTTCAGGATATTGATCGAAATTCGGACGGGATTGGGGAAAGGCAATGGCGGTGGATTAAAAGCAGGGTGGAATCCTCCGACGGCAGACACAAAATTGGAATCGCTGCCCCAACCGACCAAGAGCCCCATCTCTCCTTCCAACGTGATGAAAAGTACGCGCGAATCGTACATACTGGCAAAGAACCACAGGCGGTCTTTATCGAACTCAATCGCCCCGATAAAGTTCACTTGCAATACGATCAGGGCGGCCTCCTCTGTGGGCAGGGCGATTTTTATGATCCCTAGGATGGCGATGTTACCGGGAATTTCAATAATGATGCCCAATGATATACTGATAAGCGTAGGGGTACCCCAGCCAAGTTTCGCCATAGGCCCGATAAGGAACTTGTCTTGTTCTACGGGGAAAAAATTCCGAAGGTCACTGATAATCTTGGGTGCATTTTCCACCACATTGGTGGGGAACATAATACTTTCCGTAGCCCCGGTACGTACTCCCTCGGCCAAGGCATCCAAGCGCATCGTTCGGTTGAGGCCCAACAGGCCGCCTACACCTAATAGCGTAAAGCCAAAACCCAGCTGAATGCCCGTACCGAACTCGGCCGTAATAATGATGATCAATGAAAATCCGTCCGAGCCGTCCGGCATTTTGGTGGTGATAAGGCCGATTGCCTTAAGGGAGACGATCTCGCTAAAGGTGAGTTCCAACGCCCCTGCATATTCACCTTTGTCAAAATCAAAAAAGAGGTAGCCTCCGCCTTTGACGACCCCCGCATCTACGGAAAGACCCACGCCGTTCGGGGGTTTAAAGCCCAACGAGAAGTCCAATGGCCCCAGGTTGCCCTGACCGTCATCGGGAAAGTCGAAGGCCACATTGGCCCCCAGCCTATCTACGGAGGCGGCTAAAGGACCCAAGTTTAATTTTAAACTACTACTCAGTTCAATAGCTACCGGATCGGGATCGAACAGTTTGGCGATAAAGAAAATACTTGTTATCTCCAATGGGCCTAAGGAGATATGGCTCGGGAATTGAAGTTCCAGCCCGCCGCTACCGTGTATCATGACACCATCCGCAGAGAAATCCGCTCCCAGTGAAAAGTTGGCTTCGGCAGCCTCTAAAGGAATTACGGACGAGAGAAAGCCATCGCTACCCGAAAAGTCCAAGGTCAGTTTTCCGTCATCCAGGGCCACTGAAAAAGAAGGGTCAAAGGTGGCCGTGCCTTCCGATGGATTCCAGGTAGCCGTAATTGAATTTCCAAAACTGACGGTACCCACTTCCAACCTCGTGCCCCCGGGAAGGCCTACCAACAACATCGATTGCCCGGGTTTATTGGCAAGGAGTTCATTGTTTATCGTTAGTGCTATGTCGCCCGTGGGAGGTTGTAGTTTAAAATTGCCATTGGGTATATCTATGAGGCCCTGGACCCCTGCGGAGAAACTGCCTTCAAATCCGGATTTTAGTGACCAAGGTTCGATTAAGGGATAGGTATTTTCTACTTTGCCGTTTCCGGGCACCCGCAGTTCAAATCCAAGTGCAGGCGGGTTGAAAGCATTGTTTGCCTGAAGGTGTAACAGGAACATTTCAAAAATTGGCGGTTGCCCACTTATTTCGATAATATCCGTCGGGAAATCGAGAGGCTCCGTAATCTTCTCAATACGTTTAAAGAGCTTTCTACCATCAAAACCTGGTTTTCCAAGGTCTGTAAGTTCTTCGATATAGCCGGCCGGCGATTTAAACAGGTCCACCAATCTGTTTAACATCAACCGCCTTTGGAAATAGGGAGGTCGGGTAATATCATCGCCATCTTCGTTCAAAAGATTTTTCTCCGCGAACCCAATGAAATCGAGAACACCGAAAAATTTTGGCAATTTTTCCTCCAAGAGCCTTACTGCCATAGATTCCAGGATTCTTGGGATAAAACCATCGAAGAAATCCTGAAAATGGGCCTTTTGGGCGGCGGAGAGGGATCCATCCGACTGTGCCATTTGATTAACGGTCTCCCCCAGTTGCACGGCTCCCTGTATCACTGAAAATACATGTTCGCCCAATACCGCACCTTTGGCTATAATCTGCAATGCGTCCCCATTGTCTATCGCTTGGGTAAGTTGTTCGGTAGCTTGCGGTAGGGAGCCTGCCGAGGACTTTACTGTATTCAACGCCCCGTTCAGTTGGGGGTCATTGTGCCAAGAGGCTGGAAAGCCAATGCCCAGATCATGTATAAAGCCAGAGCTCAACTCCTCCGAAAGCGGTTGCAAGGCTTCCGATAAATGCTTAAGAACAACTTCAAATGTACCGGCGTTGGGCATTTTTTTATAGTATAGGTTCGTTGAAGATTTCTTCGTAGCTGGCTACAAATTCGTTAAAGGTCTTTCCGACAAAATTGGGAACTTGTTTCATGGCGATTTCCAAAGCCACTGCGGTTTCCCCGGCCACGTGCTTTTTAAGTTCGGTTACAATATTCTGCAGATAGCCCACCACCGGCCTACCCTCTATTTTTTCGGGTACCTCTACATGTGGCAATAAGGAAGCCCGGTTGAGATGGTGAACCAATAGTGGGCCCTTATTCCTATGCCAGGCGGTAGCTACACGTTTGTTGGTATTCACCAGATCGCGTATTTCCTTATAATGGGCCAAGGCTAGATCGTATAATTCCTTTCCCTGTGGAGTTTTTACCAACCTTGATATTGGGGATCCCTTTGCGAATAACGGTTCCGGATCAGTATTGAAGGTTTGCAATCGTTCCCTTTCAAAAGTATTTGATGCCATTACAATTCCCGCAGCAATGGAATTGACGGCCGCTTGAACATCCAGTTTGCCATCTCCAAACCTATTGTTGGCAGTATTTCCCGTAAAGCTGTCCTTGACCGCGGTATCCATAAGGGCCTGCTTCAGGTCATCGTGGTGTAGTTCGGGATCTTTTTCAAATAGCAGGGCCGCCGCACCCGCCACATGGGGTGCTGCCATACTGGTTCCCGATTTGGCAATGTAGAAGTCATAGCAACAATCACAACAAGAGCCTGCATCAGGATCGTGACGGGCGGACATAATACGGGTTCCGGGTGCAGAAATTTCCGGTTTCATCCTTCCGTCGGCCGTCGGGCCTTGACTGGACGAGGCCTTTAACTTCCCCGAGTCCTTGCCCTTGATGATATAGTTGCCCACTGTGATAACGCGCTCCGCAGTACCGGGAATGCTAATGGTTCCCTCATCGGTCTCAAAAGTGGTGAACTTTGCTAGTTGATCTCTCTCGATATAGGCGTGTATCGCAGCATCGGTAGCTGTAGTATTGGTGAGTTTGATAACCCAAATTCCTGTTTTGTTATGGTCGTCGCCATCTGGGTCTATATCGATAAAAATTCGTTTTCTACCATTGTTTTGGACATTTTGGGAGTCGATGGTTATGGTACTGTTCTTTGTATCTTCGGTAAAATTGACATTGTCTCCGGGACTCGCAGTGTTCGTACCGGTAATATTGTTCCCTTTTGGTATAATCTCAATGTCCAGGTCATTTGCCCCTTCGTACCAGATATCGATTTCAATTTTTTTGGTGTCGTCATCGTCCTTGGGCGGTAAAACCTTGAATTTCAGTTCAACGGGAGAAGCTGCATTGTTGGCAGGTACAGTGGTTTGAGCATGCCTATCGTCACTACCAAGGTTTCCAGCAGATTTAACGATGGAGAAGCCCTTCGTATTCCCGAGCAACAAATACAGATCAATCATTTCCTCTACCAAAGTGGTACCGTCATGGGGACCAAGATTGTCGCCTAAGCTCATGTTGACTACGGCAGGTTTATCGGCATCCTCCGCTTTTCTCATAATGTAGGATATAGCATCGATCAAATTATTGGATGTCCCTAATTCATTGGATCCGCTCCTCAGGCGCACAAAAATGAGATCGGCCTCTGGAGCCACTCCTACATAGTGGAAGGACCCATGGCAGTTCCCCGACTGGGCCCCGTTTCCCGCGGCTATTCCCGCGACGTGGGTCCCGTGGTCGTCCGGCTCATGCCTTACGACCGTCATGGGATCGGAAGCGGCAATAGCGTTTTCAATATCCTGTGTGTCGTACTCCACCCCGTCCATCGGATTTCCTACAGCATCCGTCGGTGCAGTCTCACCCCCCTCTGGGGTAAGGGATTGATCCATAAGAAATAAAATTCGTGATTTGCTTTCGTCCGAAATATCCCTAAAGACTTTATGCGAGTACAGAAATCCGAAGTCGATGATACCCACGATCACGCCTTTACCGGTAAACTTATCCGTGCCGCCAAAAGGCGGACTGTCATTTCTTATGCCGTCCGCATTTATTTCTTCGATACTATCATCGAGATCCGGGGCATAGTTTCGGTTGGTCTCGATCCGAATAACGTTGGGATGGGAAACCACAGCTTCCAACCTGTCCAGCGGAATTTTAACCGCCACCATAGTACCGACTATGCTGGTTACTTGGCAGCCAAGGTCGGCCAGGAACTCGTAAGAATCGCGGAATTGGAGTAGTGCCCCGAGCATCTTCGTTTGCCTACCACTGTCTCCGCTTGCCATAAAAGCCTTGTCCTTTTTCGCCTTATCCAATATAATTTGGGTACGCGGATCTATTTTTTTATGCTGGGGTATCTCGGCGGGTTCTCCGTTAAATTTCAGGAAATGGGTCTCTTTTAGCGAGGCGATACTTTCCAAATTTTCGACCGCGATAGATCCCGAAAATTCTGTTTTCCCCAAGGACTCCTTGAGCCTAAAGCCATATTTTTCCAGCTCATGTGCATTGGCGGTTGTAGTGATGATTACAGGTAGGGGATCATTCTCTTTTAGGCAGGGGTGAATCCAATCCATCTTCTTTCTACCCAGCTTTTGAACATTTTGATAGTGCTTATAGATAAGCTGAAGCTCGGAATCCAGTTTGTGTAAGAATTTTGACATTTCCCTATTTTAAATCTGCTTTTTCCGATAAAATCGTTCCTGCAAAAGACACTTGGAACAGTACCCTTGGCAAACAACCAAGCTACCTAAATGCTGGGGGAAGTTTGAGCATTAGCGCTCACAATCAATGAACCACTCCGAGGCAGAACCCTCGAGGTATCAGAGCCAAGATTCAAGAATCAAGAAACCTGCCTTGCCGGCAGGCAGGCTAGAATTTTTGTCTTGGCTCTTGGTTCTTGACTCTTGTTTCTCCATGATTTGATTAGCTAAATGCTACACCCGAGGCCGAGCCTCGGGGAAGTGTAATGATTAAGTGGTTCAAGGGGAGTTGTGCTCTAAAACGTTAATCAAGTCCAAAAAAAAAAATACCTGTGAATTGGGGCCGGATATTTTTTCCTGAAAATAAGAAAATCTCACGCCCGTTACCGGAATTATTGTGTGGATTGCAAGATTGTATGTATGAATTGCATATTATTTTACATACATTAAGAACAGTATTATACTTAAAGGGTGCAAGGATGTCGAAACGGCAGGGAACTACCGGTTCATTCAAATTTTTCCTTATCTTTAATCCCACTCCCCCATACCTATTTCATAACCACCAAAGACCGACCTTATGCTCAATAAATGGTTTAACCAAGGGGTGAACTTTCTTATCGCGGTATGGATACTTCTTTCCTTTTTGATTCTCGTCTGCAATGGATTCTTTTGGATCAATGACTATATCAGCTCTCCTCAACATGGTTTGTTCGAGAACTTTGATGCCGTTTCGGACATTATAAGAAAAGAGGGTCTAATCTCCTATAGGCTTTACTTTTTGCTCGATTTTGCATGGGGGCTGTACCTGCTTCTTATCATCGGGTATTCGGTCAAGGATAAGAACGATAACAGCCTCTTAAATTACAGGGAATACAGTACCTCGGCCTCAAAATTCTACCTCTTTTTTGCAAGTCTCGCCTTTCTTTTGGATTGTATGGAAGGCATAAGTTATCTCTTCTTTTGGGGAAGATTTCTAGAAGCCATCTATATCGGAAAAATGTTGGCCTATTCCGTTTGTTTGTCCTTTTTGCTGTATTGGTTATTAAAAAGGTTCTTCCTGCCCCATTTCAAATCCCTTTTAAGATTTGTGTGGACATCGCTCTTTAGCATCCTTTTTCTTGTCGTTATCTACCTTTTGATCACGATGATGCCCCAAGGGGGAACCATTATCGTGGACCTCTTCTACAGCCCTGGTAATATTGTAATCCTATTTTTTCTCCTCGCATTTCTGGCCATCATGATTTCCCACTATCCGGTTTACGCCGATATCTGGATGAACGGTGATAACACCTGTGTGAGCCTTGAAATGGACGAAAAGCTACGCGTTTTCGGTTTTGGCATTATCTATTACAAACGAATAGCGGGGAAGAACTCCGGGAACCGTTCCTATGACAACGAAATGGTCAAGGCGATGCGACGCAGTCTTGGGATTTTATTGTACGTGGCGGTATTCAACATTCTTTTCAGTGTCATCTCCCAATTTTTTGAGGTGCAGTTCGATGTCCTTAGCCTGACCGTTTTCATAGCGGTCGTAACCCTTTTCCTGTATTATCTAGAGGGAAAAAAATACGATAGCTGGAAAGAAAAGTTGACCAACAAAGAGCTTTCCGAAGCCGTCAAGCGGAAAACGGTCAACGAAATTGTGTTCTATGTGACCTGGTTTCCCAAATACTTTGTCATTAGTACGGTCATGGTTATGGTCACTGCGATGTGCGCCTATTTCCTGCAATGGGACCGTTGGACGATAGTACTCTTCCTGATTGCGCTAGGGCTTCAGCTCTTCCTGTATATCATGTTTAAAATAGCCCGAACGTTCTTCAAATATGTGTACCGTTGGAAAACGCTCAAAACCGAGTACAAAGAAATGTACAGCGAGGATATTATGTCAATATTCGAAAAGTACGACCCAAACGCTACCAGGGGCGAGACCGCAGTGGGCAAATTTATTGGCAAATTCAGCGATAATGTGCGGTATCTACGGTTGATGCAAATCAGCGGGCTGCTCTCCTTGTTCGCTTTAATAGTGGCCAATACAATTTTTGCAGTGGCCACTTTCTTCAACCCGCTGGTCATCATACTGCTTTATATCATATTCTTCTATTCGCTTTTCGTCATTATTTTCAAACACGTGCTCTACTATCACAGAAGCTCGGAAAATACCTTTGAAGGCCGTAACTTTTTTAGATACGGTATACCCCTGGCATTCTTTTTACTATTAGGATTTATGGTGTTCACTTCCTTGTTTCCGAACGACCTGCACCAACTGAGTTTGGTCAACCGTAAAACCCCTGAGCCGCTTCCGTACGAATCCTTTCTTAATTCCATGACCAGGGACAGTACGCAAGTGGGGCCTAAGAATTATTTTCTGGTGGGATCCTACGGCGGAGGCCTAAAGGCGAATCTTTGGAACCTATTACTATTAAATCGTCTGGAGAATGCTTCGAACGAAGCGTTCCTTAAACGCACCCTTGTCCTATCCGGAGTTTCCGGGGGAGCGGTAGGAATAGGTAATTTTGCGTCCCTCCTCCATGAGCAAAAAGACAGCCTTGCCATAGCCAAGGGCATAGAAAAAATCGGACGTTCCAATGTGCTGTCCAACGAATTGACCTATCTGCTCGGTCGTGATCTGCTTCGGGAATATTGGCCGTGGTGCAACTACGAGGGCAAAGACAGGTCGTACAAGAGTATGGAACAGCATGCCAAGAACACGGGAATGGAGGCCTACAATACCATTGCTTTTGATGAGTATTGGCAGGATGTTTATGAAAGTAGGGATAGCACCTTTCCCGCATTGATCATCAATACCACCGCTGTCAGCGGTCAACAAGGGTTGGCCGTTTCCGTCCAATTTCCGACGAACACCTTTGCCGGGGCAAGGATTATCAATGTTTTTAAGGACAGTCTAAGCGACAAGACCCTCACCTATTTTGGTGCCATTTCAACGACCAACCGCTTCCCTTTTTTTAGTCCCACGGCAAAAATCCCTACTAAGGGAAGTTATTTGGATGGGGGCTATTTCGACAATTCGGGGATGTTGAGCACCTTGGAGGTTTTTGATGCCATTGTTAGGGATACGACCACAAGCTTTGCTCCACAGATAAATCCCGTATTCATCAACATTATCAATTCAGAGGATTTCTATGTTGCCCAAAAAGTAAAAGAGTATGGGTTGGAGCCAAAGAGAATCAACGATGCCAGCGAAATCGGCTCGATTATCGGAACGATAGCCTCCATCGACAAATTCCCCAGGTTCGTGCTGGAGAAGATTCGGGCCCGTGGCTATGCTGTCGAACTGATTATGATGCCGCACAAGCTCAGCTATGAAAAAATCAAGAACTCCCTCAATGGGGAAGTACCGGAACCCTTGGCACTGATGGATAGCATAAAAAAGCACAACGACTCCATTGATGCCGCACTCCGCGATTATGAACACTATGATCTGGCAAAATGGGGAGTGATAGAGCCGCCATTGGCCCGTTTGTTAAGCGAGCCCGCCGTGAGGTACCAGGAAGCCATGATCAAAGAACACGCTTCGGTCAAAAACACACTGCAAAGGATTTTGGACGACTACATCCCCACGGAAGAGATAATCGATACCCTGTTCCAGCAAAAGGCCAAACGAAGGGCGGTTTCTAAGTATAAGAAGAAAGAAAAGAACTAACTACTTTTTCAGCAACAGCAGTTACGTATCGTCGAAACCTACTACAACAACCAATTTAATTGCATCTTAGGGTTTAAAGTAGGACTTTTGCTATCATTTCCTTAATCTTTAGTTTGTTATTCTTGCAGGAATATTACCCGAAGCCTTGTATCGCCCCGTCACCAGAAGATAACGGCTAAGGTATTTAAAAAGCGGTCTATGGCAAACTGATGCACAGAAATACCGAAGTATGATAAAAAAAAGTAATGTCTTTATTATCGTGACACTTATAATCGTAGGTTTTGGCGTTGGTATCTACCTACAGGATCTGAAACACCAAGAAAGCACGACCACCTACTGGGAAGCGAACAGGCACAATGTGCAACGGTTCAAAGCTATTGAAAAATTCAATCACCAAATGAATGCCGGTAACTGGCGGGCCATGCAAGACAGTATTACCAAACAATTGGATACCCTGATAATACTTCGATTTAGAAAGGAGATGGACAGCCTAAATGAACTACGAAAAACACCTTGATCAGAGATTACAGTGCCCACCACGCTCTTAACACAGGCAGTAATACCTTGGAAGCATCCGTGATGCCAAAAACATCATCATTGACGGTCAAAAGTTCCCTAGGGGCGGGCAAAGAAACAGCTTATAAAGAATTCAAATAAGCGGCCATTTTCTCCCGGCCCTTGGTATCTGGCAATGCCCCATAGCCCGCTCCCATATTATCAATGGCGTGGTCCGGTTTTGAGGTACCCGGAATCACGCAGGTCACCGTTTCATTGGAAAGGATAAACTTTAAAAAATACTGCCCCCAACTTTTGATTCCATACTCCCCCGCCCAATCTGGCAATTCTTTGCCCTTCACCGTTCGAAAAAGAGAACCACTTTCATAAGGCTGGTTGATGACGACCGCCGTACCGTATTTTTGACAGGTGTCGAACAAAGATTGCTCGGCATGACGGGATCGAATGGAATAATTGAACTGTACAAAATCAGGTTTTTCCTGTCGTATGATTTTTTCGAGTATAGCATGTGCCGAATCCACATAATGGGTAAGGCCCCAGTAGGTGATTTTGCCTTTTTCTTTCCATTCTTTTAGCGTTGTTACATGGGTCTCCCAATCGACCAGGTTATGGATCTGCATCAGATCCATCGTGGAACGTTTCATTTTTTGAAACGAACTGTTCATCTGGTCGATGCCCGCCTGTTTTCCCGATATCCATACCTTGGTCGCATAGAAAAAATCATCTTGGCTCGGCAAGGCTGCGGTCAGTTGTCCCACGGTAGCTTCTGAACTACCGTACATCGGGGAAGAGTCGATAACGCTACCCCCCAATTTATGGGTTTGGATCAACACTTGCTTCAAAGTTGACAGGGTTGCGGGATCACCGTTGGCGTCAAAGGTTTGCCAAGTGCCGATACCTACCACGGGCAACTTTTTGCCCGAACTCGGGATCGACCGCTGTCGCATGGATTCGTTGTTCATAAATGAAAATAAAGAAGGCGTCACGGCGAGACCCAGGCCCGAAAGTCCATACAATTGCAAGATTTGTCTTCTGGAATAACACATCGCATTGGATTTTTTGATTGGCCTAATTTAAGGTAGCCCTTTCTTCCCACAAACGGTGTTAAGAGTTTGAGAAATAGTGTTCCTTTGAAATAGGTCCCCGCCCCTTGGGGGCATCTCTCTTTACTATTAGGTGACTTAAATGAAAAACTGGTTCTATTTCGATAGCTATAGCTTGAAATCAGCATCCGGAAGCCGCCGAACGTTTACCTCAATGCCTCCGTTAAAATGGACATGGACCAAAATGTGGTCCGTTAAGACGCTGATCTGTGGAATGGTTATCTTATCCATTCTTCCCTGCAGGTGTATCCCTTGAACCACAGGGATTCCCGCTCTCAACTTTTTGTTCAACCTGTGTAGGTGGGGGTCGATCAACTCATTCAAATTGTAGGTCGCCCTATTCAAAACTTTACGATAGTAGATTCGATTGGCCAGTATCTGCAAGGTTTTATCCAACAAAAAGCTCTTGCTCTTTGAAGCTATTTTAAAAGTATCCGCGGAAAGCTCCCCAGAATCGGCGTCATAGGCTAAGGCGACCTGAATAAACACCGCTACTTCCTTGGTTCCCAAATATTTTCGCAGAACCTGCATCTTTAGTCCCAATACGACATCATAATCCGGTAAAAGACTCGCCCCAAGGCTGGTACCCAGAATCCTGCCATGTTTGCGCTCGTCCGTGCCAATTTCAATGCCGATGAGGTTCTTGTCCGTCAGTTGCTGCAAGATCTCATAGGGGATTTTTATGGGAAGGGTCAAATTTTGATTTACGTTTTCCATGAGATCAAGATTGACGATTTCAACCATAGAAACGGCCATCCGCTTGTAATTGGTTATTCAGGTGTTTTATATCGAGTTTCTGCAAAAACCACTGAAGATTGCTTCTTGACCTAGCGCACACCTCAAAAAGCCTATTCCGAATCGGCTGCCTTGACCTTGTAGTTTTTAAGTTTAAACCGCACGACATCCCCTGTTTTCCAAGTTTGCTCCGAGGACTTCAACAAAATACGCTGCGAATCATCCATAACTTCAACCTCGTTGCCCCCGGCACAGGTAGCGCATCGGTTACAACATACTTTTAATTGCATATGGTCTCCCAAGTACATACACTGCTCAACCCTTCCACACAAATGAGGTTCTTCCGCATTGCAAAAATCGGCTTCCTCGGCCCTGAAGAAGATATTGACCTTATCTTGGTTTACCGCTAACGGACAGTCCTTTGGTCCAGACACAAATCCAAAGGGAGTTTTGAATCCTCTTGGGGAAACCGTGGCCTCTATGTTGTTCGATTTTCCAAAGAGATCCGCAACATAAGATGAGTTGGGGTCCTTGTACAGGGCGTCCGGCGTATCGAGCTGCAGCAGCCTACCCTCGAGCATCACCGCGATCTTATCCGCGGTAGAAAAGGCATCCTTGGTATCATGCGTCACCAAAATCGCCGTAATGCCCATAGCTTTAATGATCTGCCGCACTTCTTCGCGCACTTGGTCTCGCAGGATCGTATCCAGATTACTGAAGGGCTCATCCATCAACAAAAGTTCCGGTCGCGGTGCAAGTGCCCTCGCCAGTGCTACGCGTTGCTGTTGCCCCCCTGAAAGTTGATGGGGATATTTTTTTACATCCTCTTTCAAACCGGTCAGATTTATGGTCTCCATAACCCGTTGCTCGGTTTCCTTTTTCTTGAGTCCTTTTAGACCAAAGGCGACATTCCCATAAATCGTCAGATGAGGGAACAGGGCGTATTCCTGAAAGACCATGCCGGTTTTTCGCTTGTTTGCGGGCACGGATTTGCGGCCGCTTACGATGATTTCTTCCCCCAGACGAATAGTTCCCGAATCGGGATGTTCCAAACCGGCGATCAATCGCAACAATGT
Encoded here:
- a CDS encoding DUF6603 domain-containing protein, translated to MPNAGTFEVVLKHLSEALQPLSEELSSGFIHDLGIGFPASWHNDPQLNGALNTVKSSAGSLPQATEQLTQAIDNGDALQIIAKGAVLGEHVFSVIQGAVQLGETVNQMAQSDGSLSAAQKAHFQDFFDGFIPRILESMAVRLLEEKLPKFFGVLDFIGFAEKNLLNEDGDDITRPPYFQRRLMLNRLVDLFKSPAGYIEELTDLGKPGFDGRKLFKRIEKITEPLDFPTDIIEISGQPPIFEMFLLHLQANNAFNPPALGFELRVPGNGKVENTYPLIEPWSLKSGFEGSFSAGVQGLIDIPNGNFKLQPPTGDIALTINNELLANKPGQSMLLVGLPGGTRLEVGTVSFGNSITATWNPSEGTATFDPSFSVALDDGKLTLDFSGSDGFLSSVIPLEAAEANFSLGADFSADGVMIHGSGGLELQFPSHISLGPLEITSIFFIAKLFDPDPVAIELSSSLKLNLGPLAASVDRLGANVAFDFPDDGQGNLGPLDFSLGFKPPNGVGLSVDAGVVKGGGYLFFDFDKGEYAGALELTFSEIVSLKAIGLITTKMPDGSDGFSLIIIITAEFGTGIQLGFGFTLLGVGGLLGLNRTMRLDALAEGVRTGATESIMFPTNVVENAPKIISDLRNFFPVEQDKFLIGPMAKLGWGTPTLISISLGIIIEIPGNIAILGIIKIALPTEEAALIVLQVNFIGAIEFDKDRLWFFASMYDSRVLFITLEGEMGLLVGWGSDSNFVSAVGGFHPAFNPPPLPFPNPVRISINILNESWGRIRVMGYFAVTSNTAQFGARAELYFGMSALNVEGHIGFDALFQFSPFYMIIQLSASLSVKVFGIGLFSVKVKMSLEGPSPWHAKGTGSISLLFFDIEVDFDFTWGEEKDTELPPISVMPLLVAEYEKQENWTALIPSNNTLFVSLREIDDLAELVLHPVGSLQVTQRAVPLELTLDKLGTQKPDDANHFTLAPADNELSKINDIKEKFAIAQFVDLKDAEKLSSPSYQAIEGGMELSAAGEQLKTGKSVKRHIRYELITIDTNFKRGVRLFFKFITSVFNIFLRGNAVARSQVSHANLKKVQPFDSKVKVQDPGYSAASMTDNTQFGGKSFSSQAQAMEFVTNQVKANPELEGELHVLPNHEINTAA
- a CDS encoding S8 family serine peptidase, producing MSKFLHKLDSELQLIYKHYQNVQKLGRKKMDWIHPCLKENDPLPVIITTTANAHELEKYGFRLKESLGKTEFSGSIAVENLESIASLKETHFLKFNGEPAEIPQHKKIDPRTQIILDKAKKDKAFMASGDSGRQTKMLGALLQFRDSYEFLADLGCQVTSIVGTMVAVKIPLDRLEAVVSHPNVIRIETNRNYAPDLDDSIEEINADGIRNDSPPFGGTDKFTGKGVIVGIIDFGFLYSHKVFRDISDESKSRILFLMDQSLTPEGGETAPTDAVGNPMDGVEYDTQDIENAIAASDPMTVVRHEPDDHGTHVAGIAAGNGAQSGNCHGSFHYVGVAPEADLIFVRLRSGSNELGTSNNLIDAISYIMRKAEDADKPAVVNMSLGDNLGPHDGTTLVEEMIDLYLLLGNTKGFSIVKSAGNLGSDDRHAQTTVPANNAASPVELKFKVLPPKDDDDTKKIEIDIWYEGANDLDIEIIPKGNNITGTNTASPGDNVNFTEDTKNSTITIDSQNVQNNGRKRIFIDIDPDGDDHNKTGIWVIKLTNTTATDAAIHAYIERDQLAKFTTFETDEGTISIPGTAERVITVGNYIIKGKDSGKLKASSSQGPTADGRMKPEISAPGTRIMSARHDPDAGSCCDCCYDFYIAKSGTSMAAPHVAGAAALLFEKDPELHHDDLKQALMDTAVKDSFTGNTANNRFGDGKLDVQAAVNSIAAGIVMASNTFERERLQTFNTDPEPLFAKGSPISRLVKTPQGKELYDLALAHYKEIRDLVNTNKRVATAWHRNKGPLLVHHLNRASLLPHVEVPEKIEGRPVVGYLQNIVTELKKHVAGETAVALEIAMKQVPNFVGKTFNEFVASYEEIFNEPIL
- a CDS encoding aldo/keto reductase → MNNESMRQRSIPSSGKKLPVVGIGTWQTFDANGDPATLSTLKQVLIQTHKLGGSVIDSSPMYGSSEATVGQLTAALPSQDDFFYATKVWISGKQAGIDQMNSSFQKMKRSTMDLMQIHNLVDWETHVTTLKEWKEKGKITYWGLTHYVDSAHAILEKIIRQEKPDFVQFNYSIRSRHAEQSLFDTCQKYGTAVVINQPYESGSLFRTVKGKELPDWAGEYGIKSWGQYFLKFILSNETVTCVIPGTSKPDHAIDNMGAGYGALPDTKGREKMAAYLNSL
- a CDS encoding DUF4403 family protein; amino-acid sequence: MENVNQNLTLPIKIPYEILQQLTDKNLIGIEIGTDERKHGRILGTSLGASLLPDYDVVLGLKMQVLRKYLGTKEVAVFIQVALAYDADSGELSADTFKIASKSKSFLLDKTLQILANRIYYRKVLNRATYNLNELIDPHLHRLNKKLRAGIPVVQGIHLQGRMDKITIPQISVLTDHILVHVHFNGGIEVNVRRLPDADFKL
- a CDS encoding ABC transporter ATP-binding protein produces the protein MAVIELNTISKRYRNADSNAVDRVSFSLEKGEILALVGESGSGKTTLLRLIAGLEHPDSGTIRLGEEIIVSGRKSVPANKRKTGMVFQEYALFPHLTIYGNVAFGLKGLKKKETEQRVMETINLTGLKEDVKKYPHQLSGGQQQRVALARALAPRPELLLMDEPFSNLDTILRDQVREEVRQIIKAMGITAILVTHDTKDAFSTADKIAVMLEGRLLQLDTPDALYKDPNSSYVADLFGKSNNIEATVSPRGFKTPFGFVSGPKDCPLAVNQDKVNIFFRAEEADFCNAEEPHLCGRVEQCMYLGDHMQLKVCCNRCATCAGGNEVEVMDDSQRILLKSSEQTWKTGDVVRFKLKNYKVKAADSE